The Rhodopirellula halodulae genome includes the window GAGCAAGACCATGTGATCGCGCGTGCCGACGGCAGCCCGCTGTATCACTTGGCCAGCGTCGTTGATGACCATGAGTTGAAGATCACTCACGTTGTACGCGCGGCGGAACACTTGCCCAACACGGCTCGCCAAGTCTTCATCGCTCAGTCGCTCGGCTACGAGTTGCCAACCTACGCTCACTTGCCCTACGTCGCCGAGCCCGGTGGATCAGCCAAGCTCAGCAAACGCAAACTTGATAAGTACAAGAAGAACCGTGACTTTGCATTGTTGTTGGAACGAGGCGAACAAATCGCGAATCGTTGTGGCATTCAAACCGAAGCGGACACATTTAATCCCGTCTTGGTCGATTTCTATCGCGAGATCGGTTTCTTGCCCGATGCGTTGCTGAACTACCTGCTGTTGCTCGGGTGGTCGTTGGACGGAGAGACGGAGAAGTTCACGATCGAGGAGATGATCGAAAAGTTCACTTTGGCACGAGTCAACAAGGCTCCGGCTTCGTTTGATCCGGCCAAGTTGCAATCGTTCCAAGGCGACGCTTTCGCGGCTCTGCCGGCTGACAAACGAACCGAACTGGTTCAACCGTTTGCCGCGGCGGCGGGGTTTGTGTCGGGTGATGATTCCGGTGAACTGTTGACGGCCGTGGTCGAGGCGGCTGGCGATCGTTTGAAGATGGCGGGTGACATCATCGACTTTGATTACTGCTTCGTCGACGACTATGCCGTGGATGAGAAGGCGTACGAAAAGCGTTTGGTGAAAGCTGATGGTGCCAAAGAGTTGTTGGCAAAGCTAAACGAAAGCTTGAAGTCGGCCGATGCCTTTGACGCGGCTTCGGTCGAGACGACGGTGAAGTCCTTCTGCGAAGCGGAAGGCATCAAGATCGGTCAGATCATTCACGCATTGCGTGTCGCGACGACGGGTGTTGCCAGCGGTTTCAGCATGTTTGACACGCTCGCGATTCTTGGTCAAGAAAAGGTCACCACCCGAATCGACCGAACCGTCGCCGGTTTGTGAGTTCAAAGCCGTCGCAGCAACCGTAGCACGGCGGTCCCCCGCCGTGAGAGTTTGTGATCTCGGTGGGGGACCACCGAGCGACAGGTTGTTGCGTTGATTGTCAGGTGGGACCATGACCTACGCGCGGTACTGTAGCACGGCGGTCCCCCGCCGTGAGTGATTGCATTCTCGGTGGGGGACCACCGAGCGACAGGTTGTTGCGTTGATTGTCAGGCGCGGCCATGACCTACGCGTGGGACCGTAGCACGGCGGTCCTCCGCCGTGAGTGATTGTGATCTCAGTGGGGGACCACCGAGCGACGGATTTAGCTTTGGCAAAGCGAGAACACTTCTACTCCGTCATTTGAACTTCGACCACGTTTCCGTTTTGTCGAATGGGAAAAACCGACTGCAGCGGTTGTTGGTTGATGGTTTGTTTGCCGGTCGCCAGTTCGTACTGCCAACCATGCCACGGACACGTCACGCAACCATCGGCGACGTGGCCTTCCGCGATGGGGCCGCCTTGGTGAGCGCAGATCCCATCCATCGCGTACCAGTGCCCGCCCTCGAAGATCACCGCGAGGATCCGGTTGCCGACCAAGACTTCCTTGGCGAATGTTTCTGATTCTGGGGCGGAAGTCAGTCGTTCGGCCAGACCCGGATCGACTTCGTTGAGATCCAACGCCGCGAGCCATGGCAAATTGGGGTCAGCTTCGCGGTTACCGCTCGTGGGGGCCAATTCGTTGGGGTAGAGGGCTCGTTCGGGAGCGTCTTCGCGCGAATCGGAATTCGAATCGTTCATGAGATCGTTTTGGCGGAGGGAGAAGCATCCATCAGTGTGTCGTTTACCGTTCTTCGTCGCGACCCCGGGGGGACACGGTGATCGACTCACCGTTACAATTCGGTCGTCCCTGTGCTCACCCAACCTCCAATGACACGATCGGATGAATTTCGCAATGCAAACACAACGAGAAATGGCGGTGGAACCCGCCCGCTTTGAAAACAAGGTTCTCAGTTGTTGGCTGGGCGCTTTGCTCGTGACACTCGGTTTCCATCTCAACCTCTGTTCTGCCGACGACACGGCAAAAAAGGATTCGTCCGTGCCTCTTAAACTCCATGAAGTCGAAGGGATCAGCGAATACGTGCTGCCCAACGGCGTGAAGGTCCTGCTGTTCCCCGACGAAAGCAAAGAAGTCGTCACGGTCAACATGACGGTGTTCGTCGGGTCGCGGCATGAAGGTTACGGCGAGGCCGGCATGGCTCACTTGTTGGAGCACATGTTGTTCAAAGGAACGCCGACGCATCCAGAAGTGCCCAAGGTGCTGCAAGATCGTGGTGCGAGGTTCAACGGCACGACTTGGATGGACCGCACGAACTACTACGAAACGTTGCCCGCCAGCGAAGACAATCTCGAGTTCGCACTGAACCTCGAGGCCGATCGCTTGCTCAACAGCAACGTCAAAGGCGAAGACCTGGAAAGCGAAATGACGGTCGTTCGCAATGAGTTCGAACGCGGTGAGAACTCACCGATGCGAGTCTTGATGCAACGCATCGAATCCGCCGCGTTTGATTGGCACAACTACGGAAAATCGACCATCGGTAACCGCAGCGACATCGAACGGGTGCCAGTCGTCAAGCTGCGCCAGTTTTATCGCAAGTATTACCGCCCCGACAACGTGATGGTGATCATCGCGGGTAACTTCGAAGTCGATCATGCCTTGGCGTCGGCGAACAAAGCGTTTGGAAGTCTGCCGGTGCCCGAGACTCCGATTGATGAAACCTACACCGTCGAGCCACCCAAAGACGGTGAGCGAACGGTCGTCCTGCGGCGTGTTGGTGAAGTGCAAGTGGTCGGTGCGGCCTACCATATCCCCGCCGGCAGTCACCCCGATTTCGCGGCGGTGAAAGCTTTGGCAAACATCCTGGGAGACGAACCCAGCGGCCGACTTTATAAAGGCATGGTCGAAACGGAAATCGCCAGTGGCGTCTTCACAATGGCATCTGGATTCCGCGAGCCGGGACTGATGATGACCATGGCCAATGTTCCTGACGATCAATCGATTGAGCAGGCTCGTGCCAAATTGATCGAACTGATGGAAAACGATTGGGAGCAAAACCCAATCACGGAACAAGAGGTCGAGCGGGCCAAACAGCAGATGTTGAAAGCTCGCGAGTTAGAGTCCGCCAACACGGACAAAATCGCCGTGGCACTCAGCGATTGGGCGGCTCAAGGTGATTGGCGTTTGTACTTCTTGTATCGCGACGCGGTGGAAGCCTTGACGGTCGAGCAAGTTCAGTCCGTTGCGGATCGTTACTTGCAACGCAACAACCGCACCGTTGGTTTGTTCATTCCGTCGGAAGAATCCGAACGTATCAGCGTTCCTGAATCTCCCGACCTGACCGCCTTGCTGAAAGACTACAAAGGTCGCGAAGCGGTGGCCGCCGGGGAACGGTTTGATCCGGACCCAATCGCCATTGAAGAGCGTGTTCAACGAGGCAACTTGGTTGGCGGAATCGATTACGCCGTGCTGCCCAAGAAGACTCGCGGTGGATCGGTCTCGGTGTTGATGGCGTTGCGTTTCGGTTCGCCTGATTCGATCAAGGACAAGCTTGGCGCGGTGGAGTTGCTCGGGCTCATGATGGCTCGCGGCACCGAAGATCTGGATTACCAACAACTGCAAGACGAATGGACGCGTTTGCGTGCGGAGGTGCAGATCTACACCGTGAAGGGTGTGTTGCAGGTCCAGGTGCAAACAAAAGAAGAGTTCTTGCCCGAGGTGATTGAGTTGCTGGGCAAAATCTTCAAGTCACCGCGATTCGAAGCTTCTGAATTGGAGGTGATGCGTCGTCAGGTGATCACCAGTTTGGAAGGCAGCAAAACGGAGCCCAACGCGCTCGCCCCACGACGTGTGCAGCGCATGTTGTCGCCCTACGACAAAGACGATGTGCGTTATGTCATGACGATCGAAGAAGAGATCGCGATGTACGAGGAAACCACGCTCGAACAAATTCGCGAATTGCATGCGAACTACTTGGGCAACCAAGCGGGCCAACTCGCGGTCGTTGGGAACTTTGAAGTGGATTCCACGCTCGATCAATTCCGCGCCATCCTTGATGGTTGGGAAGCGAAGCAACCGTTTGAACGCATCGTCTCGCCAGCCCACCCTGAAATTCCAGGTGCGTTGGTCACGATCGAAACTCCCGACAAGTCCAACGCTCTGTTGTACAGCGGCCAGCAATACGAGTTGGCCGATTCCAACGCGGAATATGCTTCGCTGGTGCTGGGCAATTTCATTCTCGGCGGCGGATCGCTAAGCAGTCGTTTGGCCAATCGTGTGCGTCAGCAAGAAGGTTTGTCCTACGGCGTCCGTAGCGGAGTGACTGCCGCCAACTTTGCTGAAGACGAAAAGGTGAGCTTCACCCTGTATGCAATCACGAACCCCGCCAACAAAGACAAACTAATTCGCGTCATTCGCGAAGAGGTCAATCGCGTGTTGGACGAGGGCGTGACCACGGAGGAACTCGAGCAGGCAAAAGGTGCTTATCTGCAAGCCGAACGCATTGGTCGAACGGGGGATTCCAAGTTGGCCAGCATGTTGGTCAAAAGCGTCATGAACGATCGCACGTTGGAGTTCGTCTCGCAATACGAAGCCCAGATCCAGGCTGCCACGGTGGAATCCGTGAATGCGGCTCTAAGAAAATATGTGGATCTCGATGGGCTGGTGATGGCCGTCGCGGGTGACTTTGCGGCGGTTGAACAGCCAGCAGAGTGAATTCCCCTCGAATGAGTTTGTGATCGATTCACAAAAAATCAACGAAGCCGGATTGGGCGGGTGCCAGGTCCGGCTATTGTCGTTTACACTCGGCACCAACATTGATCTTTTTCATCCGAGTGTTTCGTCCTTGTCCAGGGTACCGATAGGCCGCCAGCGCGCTGTTTAGCCGCCGGCGTGCCCCGTTCGCCGAACATGTTTCGGTTGAAAGAGGATCCCTCCCGATGAGGTTCGTTTTTGCCTGCGTTGTCGAGCGTGCATCATGACAACTTCATCCACCAACGATCCTGTGGGAACTCCCTCCGCCCCGGCGGACTGTCTGCAAACACCGTTGGATGCCTGGCATCGCCAAGCGGGAGCCAAGATGGTTCCCTTTGCCGGCTACTCGATGCCGATTCAATACGAAGGCATCGTCGCGGAACACCAAGCTTGTCGCACGAAAGCGGCCCTGTTCGATGTGTCGCACATGGGACGTTTGCGGTTTGATGGCGACCACGCGGCCGAATTTCTCGATCATGTTTTGACACGCCGTGTGACCGACATGGCTCCTGGCCAAGTTCGTTACGGCATGGTTTGCAATGCCGACGGCGGAATCCTGGACGATGTGCTGGTATCGTTCCTGCAAACTCCGTCAGAGCGACGATTTCATCTGCTGGTCGTCAACGCGTCGAACCGCGAAAAGATTTTGAAGTGGTTTGAGCCGCACTTGGCGGACTTCCCCACGGTGACGATGTCGGACCGGACGGAGTTGACGGCGATGATCGCCATCCAAGGTCCCAAAGCGGTGGAGATCTGCAAACGATTGTTCACCATCGATCCTTCGCGACTGAAGAACTACTCGGCGTTGGTCACGGACCAGTTTT containing:
- the gltX gene encoding glutamate--tRNA ligase: MIRTRFAPSPTGYLHIGGVRTALFNWLLAKQSGGQFILRIDDTDAGRNVEAALKPILDGFRWLGMDWDEGPDVGGPHGPYFQSERGDLYRAAAEKLLADGHAYRDFAKPEELQTLREEAQKAGEAFVYDRRWMAEDDAAAAKFEAEGRQGVVRLKMPREGQCVIQDLIRGEVVVEWASEQDHVIARADGSPLYHLASVVDDHELKITHVVRAAEHLPNTARQVFIAQSLGYELPTYAHLPYVAEPGGSAKLSKRKLDKYKKNRDFALLLERGEQIANRCGIQTEADTFNPVLVDFYREIGFLPDALLNYLLLLGWSLDGETEKFTIEEMIEKFTLARVNKAPASFDPAKLQSFQGDAFAALPADKRTELVQPFAAAAGFVSGDDSGELLTAVVEAAGDRLKMAGDIIDFDYCFVDDYAVDEKAYEKRLVKADGAKELLAKLNESLKSADAFDAASVETTVKSFCEAEGIKIGQIIHALRVATTGVASGFSMFDTLAILGQEKVTTRIDRTVAGL
- a CDS encoding Rieske (2Fe-2S) protein, producing the protein MNDSNSDSREDAPERALYPNELAPTSGNREADPNLPWLAALDLNEVDPGLAERLTSAPESETFAKEVLVGNRILAVIFEGGHWYAMDGICAHQGGPIAEGHVADGCVTCPWHGWQYELATGKQTINQQPLQSVFPIRQNGNVVEVQMTE
- a CDS encoding M16 family metallopeptidase; this encodes MQTQREMAVEPARFENKVLSCWLGALLVTLGFHLNLCSADDTAKKDSSVPLKLHEVEGISEYVLPNGVKVLLFPDESKEVVTVNMTVFVGSRHEGYGEAGMAHLLEHMLFKGTPTHPEVPKVLQDRGARFNGTTWMDRTNYYETLPASEDNLEFALNLEADRLLNSNVKGEDLESEMTVVRNEFERGENSPMRVLMQRIESAAFDWHNYGKSTIGNRSDIERVPVVKLRQFYRKYYRPDNVMVIIAGNFEVDHALASANKAFGSLPVPETPIDETYTVEPPKDGERTVVLRRVGEVQVVGAAYHIPAGSHPDFAAVKALANILGDEPSGRLYKGMVETEIASGVFTMASGFREPGLMMTMANVPDDQSIEQARAKLIELMENDWEQNPITEQEVERAKQQMLKARELESANTDKIAVALSDWAAQGDWRLYFLYRDAVEALTVEQVQSVADRYLQRNNRTVGLFIPSEESERISVPESPDLTALLKDYKGREAVAAGERFDPDPIAIEERVQRGNLVGGIDYAVLPKKTRGGSVSVLMALRFGSPDSIKDKLGAVELLGLMMARGTEDLDYQQLQDEWTRLRAEVQIYTVKGVLQVQVQTKEEFLPEVIELLGKIFKSPRFEASELEVMRRQVITSLEGSKTEPNALAPRRVQRMLSPYDKDDVRYVMTIEEEIAMYEETTLEQIRELHANYLGNQAGQLAVVGNFEVDSTLDQFRAILDGWEAKQPFERIVSPAHPEIPGALVTIETPDKSNALLYSGQQYELADSNAEYASLVLGNFILGGGSLSSRLANRVRQQEGLSYGVRSGVTAANFAEDEKVSFTLYAITNPANKDKLIRVIREEVNRVLDEGVTTEELEQAKGAYLQAERIGRTGDSKLASMLVKSVMNDRTLEFVSQYEAQIQAATVESVNAALRKYVDLDGLVMAVAGDFAAVEQPAE
- the gcvT gene encoding glycine cleavage system aminomethyltransferase GcvT, with the protein product MTTSSTNDPVGTPSAPADCLQTPLDAWHRQAGAKMVPFAGYSMPIQYEGIVAEHQACRTKAALFDVSHMGRLRFDGDHAAEFLDHVLTRRVTDMAPGQVRYGMVCNADGGILDDVLVSFLQTPSERRFHLLVVNASNREKILKWFEPHLADFPTVTMSDRTELTAMIAIQGPKAVEICKRLFTIDPSRLKNYSALVTDQFSKPVIVSRTGYTGEDGLELIVRAEEAPRIWENVLLAGREVGFVPAGLGARDTLRMEAGMPLYGHELDETIDPITAGLKFGCNLKDRHFIGEEALRMIAEQGPTRRRIGLLPQGKRPAREGCPVLNADGETIGQVTSGGPSPTLGVPIAMAIVDAKHAEDVTFQIDIRGKTVEALPTKLPFYKRPAVAK